The nucleotide sequence AACAGGGCAACGACCTTCGCCTTGTTCTATATCAAAAGTTGAGTCCGAGTAGCTTTCATACTGCTCCATCCCGCGTCTATGTTGATGCTAATAACTGTTTTAATTCTGCTATAAAAGAATTGGTTGCGGGAGCTGGATTTGAACCAACGACCTTCGGGTTATGAGCCCGACGAGCTACCATACTGCTCCATCCCGCGTCCATGTTGACGCTAATAACTGTTTTAATTCTGCTATAAAAGAATTGGTTGCGGGAGCTGGATTTGAACCAACGACCTTCGGGTTATGAGCCCGACGAGCTACCATACTGCTCCATCCCGCGTCCATGTTGACGCTAATAACTGTTTTAATTCTGCTATAAAAGAATTGGTTGCGGGAGCTGGATTTGAACCAACGACCTTCGGGTTATGAGCCCGACGAGCTACCATACTGCTCCATCCCGCGTCCATGTTGACGCTAATAACTGTTTTAATTCTGCTATAAAAGAATTGGTTGCGGGAGCTGGATTTGAACCAACGACCTTCGGGTTATGAGCCCGACGAGCTACCATACTGCTCCATCCCGCGTCCATGTTGACGCTAATAACTGTTTTAATTCTGCTATAAAAAATTGGTTGCGGGAGCTGGATTTGAACCAACGACCTTCGGGTTATGAGCCCGACGAGCTACCATACTGCTCCATCCCGCGTCCATGTTGACGCTAATAACTGTTTTAATTCTGCTATAAAAGAATTGGTTGCGGGAGCTGGATTTGAACCAACGACCTTCGGGTTATGAGCCCGACGAGCTACCATACTGCTCCATCCCGCGTCCATGTTGACGCTAATAACTGTTTTAATTCTGCTATAAAAGAATTGGTTGCGGGAGCTGGATTTGAACCAACGACCTTCGGGTTATGAGCCCGACGAGCTACCATACTGCTCCATCCCGCGTCCATGTTGACGCTAATAACTGTTTTAATTCTGCTATAAAAGAATTGGTTGCGGGAGCTGGATTTGAACCAACGACCTTCGGGTTATGAGCCCGACGAGCTACCATACTGCTCCATCCCGCGTCCATGTTGACGCTAATAACTGTTTTAATTCTGCTATAAAAGAATTGGTTGCGGGAGCTGGATTTGAACCAACGACCTTCGGGTTATGAGCCCGACGAGCTACCATACTGCTCCATCCCGCGTCCATGTTGACGCTAATAACTGTTTTGATTCTGCTATAAAAGAATTGGTACAACCGAGTGGATTCGAACCACCGACCCCTACCATGTCAAGGTAGTGCTCTAACCAACTGAGCTACGGTTGTATTGATTGCGGGAGCTGGATTACTCTCTAGTAAAGCAGGGCAACGACCTTCGCCTTGTTTTATATAAAGAGTTGAGTCCGAGTAGCTTTTATGCTTCTCCATCCCGCGCCCTAGTGTCCGTTCGGCTATTGCCTTGGAACGAGCGTCATAATACGGGATACAGTTTTTGTTGCAAGTAAAAAGATGAAGTTTCTGTTTAAGTGCTGCTTTGCTACTCAACTTGCTCTTTTATGGCGCATATATACAAAGAGAAGCTGTATTAGCTCCTCTTTACGACCAAAAAGTAAGCACTAAAATCTAGTGGTTTGATGCATTCAATAAAACTTCGTTTGTAAAACTTCTTTTCTGTATATACCTTAACCTTAATGCAAACAGTAATGCTGCACTTGTAAGCCCTGCGATTAAGCCTATCCAAAAACCATGTGCACCCATAGCAGGAACAATCAAATCCGTTCTTGCTAATGTATAACCTAGTACCATGCCCACCGCCCAATAAGAAACCAAGGTGATATAAAAGGCACTTCTTGTATCTTTGTACCCTCTTAGCGCTCCAGCTGCCACGACTTGAACCGAATCTGATAGTTGATACAGTGCCGCAAGGAACATTAAACTCGCCGCTAACGTGACAACTTCAGGATTACTATTATATAAGTGCGCGATCTGATACCTAAATACAACAGTGAATATCGCGGTGATCACTGCAAGACCAAATGCAATGGTTAGCCCAAGTTTAGTGATCAGAGCTGATACCTCAGGTTTATCTTGTCCCAAGTAATATCCAACACGTATAGAAACCGCAATGCCGATTGACAACGGTAACATAAATACAATGGATGAAAAATTAAGGGCGATCTGATGACCGGCGACAACAATAGCACCCAGTGGGGCAAGTAGTAGTGCAATCACTGCAAACAAGCTCACCTCAAAAAACAGAGCCATAGCAATGGGTAAACCATGCTTAGTCATATCCCACATGGTAGATAGATGTGGTTTATGAAAAGCCTTAAATGGTGCAAGCTCCTTAAATTTTTGATGAAACTGCATATAGATAATCATCGCGATAAGCATAGCCCAGAAAACCAGAGCTGTCGCAAGGCCACAACCTGCACCTCCCATGGCGGGCATACCTAAATGACCATAGATAAAAACATAGTTAGCCGGAATATTAACCGCTAAGCCAACAAAGCCGATAACCATAGTTGGTAAGGTATAGGATATTCCCTCACTGCATCCACGCAGAACCTGATATAAGATAAACGCAGGTACGCCCCATGCAAAGCCCTCAAGATAACCTATGCTCAATCTGGCCATTTCTGGGTCTAACGTCATCATAGAGAAAATTTGTTCCGCAAAACTGAGGAATACCACAACACCGACACTACCAACTATGGCAATATAACCAGCTTGAAAAGCGAGAGGTTGGATCGCCTTTTGATCATTTGCGCCATGATAATGCGCAAACATAGGGGTAAAGGCCATTAATAGCCCCTGAACAAACAACAATGCAGGCAACCATAAACTGGTACCTATGGCTACGGCGGCCATATCGACTGCACTGACACGACCAGCCATAACGGTATCGATAAACCCCATCATAGTTTGGGTTACTTGAGCAATAAGTACAGGTAGAGCAAGCTGTACTAAGCGTTTGGCCTGAAAGCCGACATGATTCATGAAAATTGCCTTTAATACTAACGAGAGAAAATATGTTTACAGGTATAGTTCAAGCCACGTGCGAAGTGGTTGCGATAAATAAGAAAGATGGCTTAAATACGCTAGAAATCGCTATGGAACCCAGTTTACGTGAAGGGCTCATAACAGGCGCAAGTGTTGCGAACAACGGAGTCTGTTTAACGGTTACACGAATTGACGATAATAGGGTGTTTTTCGATGTAATGGAAGAGACTTTGACCGTGACTAACCTCTCAAAATTACAACTTGGTTCTAAGATCAATATCGAGCGGTCTCTCACATTTGGTAGCGAAATCGGTGGGCATATCCTATCTGGCCATATTCATACTCAGGCCAAGATAGTCAATATAAGTAATACCAGTACCCATTACAATATTCAATTAGAAGTGGAACCTAGATGGATGAACTATATCCTCTATAAAGGTTTTGTAGGGGTAAATGGTTGCAGTTTAACAGTGGGCGCAGTGACAGAAAATAGCTTCATGCTACACCTGATCCCTGAGACGTTAAAATTAACCAATCTGGATATCGTCAAAATAGGTGAGCAAGTCAATATTGAAATCGACAGCCAAACACAAGCCATTGTCGACACCGTTGAGCGCATACTAGCAAAAAAGGCATTCATTAAGGCTTGATAGATACTATAAAAGACAAGCACCAGAATTGGAGCTTGTCTTTTACTATTCTCAACTCTCTTTTACTAAAAAGTCTCTTTATTTGAACGTATCTCCAGGCACTCTCACCCAGCCTTCCATCAATACTCGTGCACTTCGGCTCATTGCGGCTTTAGTTACCTGCCATTGCCCATTTTCAAACTTTGCTTCAGCACCCACCTTCAATGTCCCCGAAGGATGACCAAATACGACATTACCACTTGCTGCAGATTCTCTGTCCACACCACCAGCAGCAAGATTAACTAAAGTGCCAGGTATGGCTGCTGCAGTCCCAATAGCTACCGCAGCGGTGCCCATCATGGCATGATGAAGTTTACCCATTGAGAGTGCGCGCACATTCAAATCTATATCCGTGCTTAAAATAACCTTTCCACTTGATGAGGTGTAATCCATAGGTTCAGCAACAATAGCCACTTTGGGGGTATGTTGTCTCCCAGCAGCTTCATCGATATGACTAATGAGTCCCATCTTAACCGCACCATGAGCACGAATAACCTCAAACATCGCCAATGCCTTTGGATCGCCGTTTATAGCTTGCTGAAGCTCAGCTCCTGTATAGCCTAGATCGCTAGCATTAATAAAGATCGTCGGGATCCCTGCGTTGATCATCGTGGCTTTTAATACTCCAGCTGCAACAACTTCAGTAGGCACAATTAAGTCATCGACTAAGTTCCCAGTGGGGAACATCGCCCCCTCTCCATCAGCCGGGTCCATAAATTCAACCAAGACTTCAGCAGCAGGAAAAGTCACACCGTCGAGTTCAAAACCCCCCGTCTCCTGCACTTCACCGTTAGTCACAGGCACGTGCGCGATAATGGTTTTGTTAATATTAGCTTGCCAAATTCGTACGACCGCGATGCCATTATCAGGTATGCGCTCAGGATTAACTAAGCCACTACTGATTGCAAACGAACCAACCGCGGCAGATAAATTACCGCAATTGCCACTCCAATCAACAAAAGGTTTATCGATTGCCACTTGGCCAAACAGATAATCAACATCGTGATCTGCTTGAGCACTTTTAGCGATAATTACTGTTTTACTGGTACTTGAGGTCGCGCCTCCCATGCCATCTGTTTGCTTTCCATAGGGATCAGGACTGCCAATCACCCTAAGCAACAATTCATCGCGTTCATCACCCGCGATTTGTGCTTGTGCCGGTAGGTCCTCGAGATTGAAAAACACTCCTTTACTGGTACCACCACGCATATACGTCGCAGGTATTTTTATCTGAAGAGAAAAAACTGGCAGAGCTTTAGGTTCTTGTCCCATGCATATCACCCTTTAATAGAGAGTGACGCATTGTTGCGCCACAATTCTATTGCTAAATATAAAATAATGTCGAATTAAGCCGCAGAAGATGACTCAAGGAAGTCTTGAGCAAAACGTTGCAATATTCCGCCCGCCTCATAAATCGATGCCTCTTCAGCCGTATCTAATCGACACTTCACCGCGACTTCGATTTGCTCGCCACTCTTACGAGTGATAATCACGCTCAAAATAGCACCTGGTATACGCTCGCCTATGACATCATAAGTTTCAGTACCGTCGATTTGATAGGTATGGCGGTTTTCACCATTAGTGAACTCTAGCGGCAGTACACCCATTCCTACTAGATTGGTACGGTGAATACGCTCAAAACCTTCAGCAACAATCACTTCAACTCCAGCTAAACGGACACCTTTTGCAGCCCAGTCTCGACTTGAACCTTGACCATAATCAGCGCCCGCGATAATGATAAGGGGTTGCTTACGCTCCATATAGGTCTCAATCGCTTCCCACATGCGTGAAATTTGACCTTCAGGCTCAATACGGGCCAGCGATCCTTGCTTAACTTCAGACAACCCGCCTTTACCAAGGTGAGTCACCATCTCATTAAACAGCTTAGGGTTAGCGAACGTTGCTCGTTGAGCCGTTAAATGATCGCCACGATGAGTGGCATACGAGTTAAAGTCCACCTCAGGCAATCCCATTTTATCCAGATATGCCCCAGCCGCACTGTCGAGCATAATTGCATTTGAAGGAGAAAGGTGATCGGTCGTAATGTTATCGCCAAGTACTGCCAGTGGACGCATCCCTTTCATGGTGCGCTCACCTGCTAAAGCACCTTCCCAATAAGGAGGACGACGAATGTAAGTGCTCTGTGGACGCCATTGATACTGTGGATCCACATCTGTGCCGTATTCGACTTTAATATCAAACATAGGCTCATAGACTTTACGAAACTGCTCCGGCTTTACACTCGCTGCAACCACTGCATCTATCTCTTCATCTGATGGCCAGATATCTTTGAGGGTGATCTCATTACCTTGGTTGTCTGTTCCTAAGCTATCTTTCTCAATATCGAAACGAATAGTTCCCGCAATGGCATAAGCAACAACCAGAGGCGGTGAAGCTAAGAAGGCCTGCTTGGCATAAGGGTGAATACGACCATCGAAGTTGCGATTACCTGAAAGTACCGCTGTTGTATAAAGGTCGCGATCGATCACTTCCTGCTGAATAACTGGATCTAATGCCCCACTCATCCCGTTACAAGTCGTGCAAGCAAAGCCAACGATACCAAACCCAAGTTGCTCTAGTTCTGACAGTAATTGTGCATCTTCAAGATACAACTGCACCGTTTTTGAGCCTGGCGCCAAAGAGGTTTTAACCCAAGGCTTACGCGTTAACCCTTTTGCGTTAGCATTACGGGCAAGTAAACCTGCCGCAATCACATTGCGTGGGTTTGAGGTGTTAGTACAACTGGTAATAGCAGCAATGATGCAGGCGCCATCAGGCATTAACCCTGCTTCAGTCTCTTGTTCACTGCCATAATCACCACTAATGCCCTTTACAGCGAGATCACTGGTCGATACACGGCGGTGCGGATTAGAAGGCCCTGCGATGTTACGACCAACCGATGATAAATCAAAACTCAGTACACGCTCATATTCTGCATTTTTAAGGCTATCAGCCCATAAACCGCTTTGCTTCGCATAGATTTCAACTAGCTTAATCTGACTTTCATCTCGACCCGTTAACTTAAGGTAATCAATGGTTTTCTCATCTATATAGAACATAGCCGCTGTTGCGCCAAATTCAGGTGTCATATTCGAGATCGTTGCACGATCGCCCAAGGTAAGATTAGCTGCGCCTTCACCATAAAACTCTAAATAGGTCGACACGACTTTTTCATTACGTAAAAATTCAGTAATCGCCAATACAATATCTGTCGCCATGATACCCGGTTGACGTTTACCCACTAGTTCGACGCCTACAATATCAGGAAGACGCATATAAGAAGGCCGACCTAGCATGACACTTTCAGCTTCAAGACCACCTACACCAATCGCGATCACGCCCAGTGCATCCACATGAGGTGTATGACTGTCTGTCCCCACTAAAGTATCTGGAAAAGCGACACCATCCAAGGATTGAATCACTGGCGACATCTTCTCAAGGTTAATCTGATGCATAATGCCATTACCCGGCTGGATCACGTCGATATTTTTGAATGCTGTTTTAGTCCAGTTGATAAAATGAAATCTGTCTTCGTTACGTCTATCTTCAATCGCGCGGTTTTTATCAAATGCATCTTTTTCAAAACCTGCATGCTCAACGGCAAGAGAGTGATCGACAATCAACTGCGTCGGCACCACAGGGTTCACTTTCGATGGGTCACCACCTTTGTCAGCTATGGCATCCCGAAGACCAGCAAGATCAACTAAAGCGGTTTGTCCCAAAATGTCATGACACACCACGCGGGCTGGATACCAAGGAAAGTCCAAATCACGTTTGCGCATGATGATCTGTTCAAGACAAGCGGTGAGTTTATCTGGCGCACAACGGCGTACTAAGTTTTCAGCATATACACGGCAAGTATAAGGTAGCTTGTCATAGGCACCCGGCGTAATAGTATCAACAGCTGCACGAGTATCGAAATAGTCGAGTTCAGTACCCGGTAAAGATTTACGGTAGGTGGTATTCATAAGGTGTTCCAATTTTATATCTAAGGTACTAGGGCGTTACGCTGCCAGAGAGGGCTTCGCCCTGCTATACAATCAAAAGATAAAACGAGCAGCGTATTTATCCTTTGACCGTATAGGATCTAGCAGGAGCATAGTGACACTCTCGCTGTGACCAAAATCACGTTCTAGCTTCTAGAATCTAGAATCTAGAATCTAGGTCCTATGCCCTATCCTCTATCTTTCACTAATAGGCTTAACACTTCTAGGCTCTGCTCCCGTATAATCAGCACTTGGACGAATGATACGGTTATTGGAGCGCTGCTCCATCACATGAGCAGCCCAACCTGTTAGTCGTGAACAGACAAAAATAGGCGTAAACAATTTAGTGGGAATACCCATAAAATGGTAAGCCGATGCATGGAAAAAATCAGCATTACAGAACAGTTTCTTGGTGTCCCACATAAACTCTTCACAAGCCACGGATATGTCGTACAAAGACATGTCACCATTTTCATGGGCTAGCTTTTCTGACCAAGCTTTAATAATGACGTTACGAGGATCTGATGTACGGTAAATCGCATGACCGAATCCCATGATCTTCTCTTTACGTTCAAGCATGCCTGCCATTTGGATTTTCGCGTCCGCAGGTGATGAGAATTGTTGAATCATAGCCATAGCAGCTTCGTTAGCACCGCCATGCAGTGGTCCACGCAAAGTACCAATAGCACCAGTAATACAAGAATACATATCCGATAGTGTCGATGCACAAACACGTGCAGTAAAAGTAGAGGCATTAAACTCATGCTCAGCATACAAAATTAATGACACATCCATCACGCGTCTATGTTGCTCCGACGGCGCTTTACCGTTCAGTAGATGCAAGAAATGACCTGCAAGTGAGCCCTCATTGGTAACACAATCTATCTCTACACCTTCATGGGAGAATTTATACCAGTAACACATAATGGCAGGGAAAGCAGAAAGCAAACGATTAGCAGCTTGAGTTTGTTCACTAAAATCGACTTCAGGCTCTAAATTTCCTAAAAAAGAGCAACCGGTTCGCATCACATCCATCGGATGAGCATCAGCAGGTATGCGTTGTAGCACCTCTTTCAATGCTTGAGGAAGATCACGTTGGGCCATGAGTTCAGTTTTATAAGCATCAAGTTGTGTGCTATTAGGTAACTCACCGTTGAATAGCAGATATGCCACCTCTTCAAACGTAGTGTTATCAGCTAAATCTGCCACGTCATAACCGCAATAGGTTAATCCAGATCCAGACTTGCCCACAGTACATAGCGATGTATCTCCAGCACTTTGACCACGAAGACCTGCACCACTTAGTTTCTTGTCTACCATAACTTGTTCCTCTTCTTTGTTGATCTACTTATGCTCAGGCTATTGTGTTTTGTTGCCTTATTATTGATACATAAGCTGTAGGGTTCATATCATTGTGATTACTTGTTTTTACCTTCAGCAAACAAACTGTCTAACTTCTCTTCGTAGTCGTGATATCCAAGATAGTTATACAGATCCATACGCGTCTGCATTGAATCGACTACCGCTTTTTGATCGCCATTTTCGAGTATTGATGAATACACCATCTCGGCAGCCTTGTTCATGGCACGAAATGCACTTAAAGGATAAAGCACCATGTCAGCGCCCCACTCTCCAAGCTGCTGCTTGTTCCAAAGTTCTGTTTGACCAAACTCTGTAATATTTGCCAAAATCGGCACATCTAAGGCTGCTGAAAAAGCGCGATAATGTGCTTCAGTTTTGACTGCTTCAGCAAAGATCCCATCAGCGCCAGCAGCGACATAGGCTTTAGCACGCTCAATCGCGGCTTCAAGTCCTTCTTGTGCAAATGAATCTGTGCGGGCCATGATGAAAAAATCTGGATCGGTGCGAGCATCAACCGCCGCCTTAATGCGGTCAACCATCTCTTCCGTAGACACGATCTCTTTATTAGGACGGTGACCACAGCGCTTTTGAGCAACTTGATCTTCCATATGAACCGCAGCAGCGCCAGCTTTCTCCATATCACGAATGGTCTTGGCAATATTAAAAGCTCCGCCCCAACCTGTATCAATATCAACAAGTAATGGTAGGTCACATGCAGAGGTAATGCGCTGAACATCAACAATCACATCATTGAGTGATGTCATGCCAAGATCTGGCAATCCGTAAGATGCATTCGCAACGCCGCCACCAGATAGGTAGATGGCCTGATGACCGATCTGTTTGGCCATCATGGCCGTATAGGCATTAATAGTACCGACTATTTGCAGTGGCTTATTATCTACTAATGCTTGACGGAACTTTTTCCCTGCACTCATCTTCGTCTCCTTAAGCTAGTTCTTAAACTAGATACATAAATAGGGTGTTAACTCTTAACAAGTTTGGCTTCTACATTCTTCTTTGAATACATTATGTGGCGACGCATCAGCATTTCAGCGAGCTCTTCGTCACGATTAGATATGGCTTGCACTATATGTCTATGTTCATCAAAGGCTGTGGTGATCCTCGGCCCTGACATACCAAGCTGGACTCGATACATACGGACCAGATGATAGATCCCATCGATCAGCATTGTAATTAGGTGTTTATTTTTACTGCCCAAGATGATGCGATAATGAAAATCAACATCACCCGCTTCTTGATAATATGATTCACCGGTTTTCACTTTTTGAAAATGGCAATTGAGTAACATGTTAAGATCATCGATCTCTTCGGGTGCCATATTTTTAGCGGCGAGACGAGCCGCCATGCCTTCTAATGACTCTCGCACTTGGTAGAGATCAATTAGACCTGCTGACGTTAGCGCTACGACTCGGGCCCCGATATTAGCTTTGCGCTCAACAAGGTTACATGACTCTAATCGATTAATAGCTTCACGAATAATTGCACGA is from Shewanella sp. MTB7 and encodes:
- a CDS encoding MATE family efflux transporter, whose protein sequence is MNHVGFQAKRLVQLALPVLIAQVTQTMMGFIDTVMAGRVSAVDMAAVAIGTSLWLPALLFVQGLLMAFTPMFAHYHGANDQKAIQPLAFQAGYIAIVGSVGVVVFLSFAEQIFSMMTLDPEMARLSIGYLEGFAWGVPAFILYQVLRGCSEGISYTLPTMVIGFVGLAVNIPANYVFIYGHLGMPAMGGAGCGLATALVFWAMLIAMIIYMQFHQKFKELAPFKAFHKPHLSTMWDMTKHGLPIAMALFFEVSLFAVIALLLAPLGAIVVAGHQIALNFSSIVFMLPLSIGIAVSIRVGYYLGQDKPEVSALITKLGLTIAFGLAVITAIFTVVFRYQIAHLYNSNPEVVTLAASLMFLAALYQLSDSVQVVAAGALRGYKDTRSAFYITLVSYWAVGMVLGYTLARTDLIVPAMGAHGFWIGLIAGLTSAALLFALRLRYIQKRSFTNEVLLNASNH
- a CDS encoding riboflavin synthase subunit alpha; translation: MFTGIVQATCEVVAINKKDGLNTLEIAMEPSLREGLITGASVANNGVCLTVTRIDDNRVFFDVMEETLTVTNLSKLQLGSKINIERSLTFGSEIGGHILSGHIHTQAKIVNISNTSTHYNIQLEVEPRWMNYILYKGFVGVNGCSLTVGAVTENSFMLHLIPETLKLTNLDIVKIGEQVNIEIDSQTQAIVDTVERILAKKAFIKA
- the prpF gene encoding 2-methylaconitate cis-trans isomerase PrpF encodes the protein MGQEPKALPVFSLQIKIPATYMRGGTSKGVFFNLEDLPAQAQIAGDERDELLLRVIGSPDPYGKQTDGMGGATSSTSKTVIIAKSAQADHDVDYLFGQVAIDKPFVDWSGNCGNLSAAVGSFAISSGLVNPERIPDNGIAVVRIWQANINKTIIAHVPVTNGEVQETGGFELDGVTFPAAEVLVEFMDPADGEGAMFPTGNLVDDLIVPTEVVAAGVLKATMINAGIPTIFINASDLGYTGAELQQAINGDPKALAMFEVIRAHGAVKMGLISHIDEAAGRQHTPKVAIVAEPMDYTSSSGKVILSTDIDLNVRALSMGKLHHAMMGTAAVAIGTAAAIPGTLVNLAAGGVDRESAASGNVVFGHPSGTLKVGAEAKFENGQWQVTKAAMSRSARVLMEGWVRVPGDTFK
- the acnD gene encoding Fe/S-dependent 2-methylisocitrate dehydratase AcnD yields the protein MNTTYRKSLPGTELDYFDTRAAVDTITPGAYDKLPYTCRVYAENLVRRCAPDKLTACLEQIIMRKRDLDFPWYPARVVCHDILGQTALVDLAGLRDAIADKGGDPSKVNPVVPTQLIVDHSLAVEHAGFEKDAFDKNRAIEDRRNEDRFHFINWTKTAFKNIDVIQPGNGIMHQINLEKMSPVIQSLDGVAFPDTLVGTDSHTPHVDALGVIAIGVGGLEAESVMLGRPSYMRLPDIVGVELVGKRQPGIMATDIVLAITEFLRNEKVVSTYLEFYGEGAANLTLGDRATISNMTPEFGATAAMFYIDEKTIDYLKLTGRDESQIKLVEIYAKQSGLWADSLKNAEYERVLSFDLSSVGRNIAGPSNPHRRVSTSDLAVKGISGDYGSEQETEAGLMPDGACIIAAITSCTNTSNPRNVIAAGLLARNANAKGLTRKPWVKTSLAPGSKTVQLYLEDAQLLSELEQLGFGIVGFACTTCNGMSGALDPVIQQEVIDRDLYTTAVLSGNRNFDGRIHPYAKQAFLASPPLVVAYAIAGTIRFDIEKDSLGTDNQGNEITLKDIWPSDEEIDAVVAASVKPEQFRKVYEPMFDIKVEYGTDVDPQYQWRPQSTYIRRPPYWEGALAGERTMKGMRPLAVLGDNITTDHLSPSNAIMLDSAAGAYLDKMGLPEVDFNSYATHRGDHLTAQRATFANPKLFNEMVTHLGKGGLSEVKQGSLARIEPEGQISRMWEAIETYMERKQPLIIIAGADYGQGSSRDWAAKGVRLAGVEVIVAEGFERIHRTNLVGMGVLPLEFTNGENRHTYQIDGTETYDVIGERIPGAILSVIITRKSGEQIEVAVKCRLDTAEEASIYEAGGILQRFAQDFLESSSAA
- the prpC gene encoding bifunctional 2-methylcitrate synthase/citrate synthase, which produces MVDKKLSGAGLRGQSAGDTSLCTVGKSGSGLTYCGYDVADLADNTTFEEVAYLLFNGELPNSTQLDAYKTELMAQRDLPQALKEVLQRIPADAHPMDVMRTGCSFLGNLEPEVDFSEQTQAANRLLSAFPAIMCYWYKFSHEGVEIDCVTNEGSLAGHFLHLLNGKAPSEQHRRVMDVSLILYAEHEFNASTFTARVCASTLSDMYSCITGAIGTLRGPLHGGANEAAMAMIQQFSSPADAKIQMAGMLERKEKIMGFGHAIYRTSDPRNVIIKAWSEKLAHENGDMSLYDISVACEEFMWDTKKLFCNADFFHASAYHFMGIPTKLFTPIFVCSRLTGWAAHVMEQRSNNRIIRPSADYTGAEPRSVKPISER
- the prpB gene encoding methylisocitrate lyase — its product is MSAGKKFRQALVDNKPLQIVGTINAYTAMMAKQIGHQAIYLSGGGVANASYGLPDLGMTSLNDVIVDVQRITSACDLPLLVDIDTGWGGAFNIAKTIRDMEKAGAAAVHMEDQVAQKRCGHRPNKEIVSTEEMVDRIKAAVDARTDPDFFIMARTDSFAQEGLEAAIERAKAYVAAGADGIFAEAVKTEAHYRAFSAALDVPILANITEFGQTELWNKQQLGEWGADMVLYPLSAFRAMNKAAEMVYSSILENGDQKAVVDSMQTRMDLYNYLGYHDYEEKLDSLFAEGKNK
- a CDS encoding GntR family transcriptional regulator; amino-acid sequence: MTFFDEEPVTTADKTFFQLRKDIVEGGIFAGSKLSETELSTKYCVSRAIIREAINRLESCNLVERKANIGARVVALTSAGLIDLYQVRESLEGMAARLAAKNMAPEEIDDLNMLLNCHFQKVKTGESYYQEAGDVDFHYRIILGSKNKHLITMLIDGIYHLVRMYRVQLGMSGPRITTAFDEHRHIVQAISNRDEELAEMLMRRHIMYSKKNVEAKLVKS